From Fusarium oxysporum f. sp. lycopersici 4287 chromosome 10, whole genome shotgun sequence, the proteins below share one genomic window:
- a CDS encoding hypothetical protein (At least one base has a quality score < 10), translated as MVPKASFGVLSVLALALGVANGHERIQPGHEYAKERAHMVFNAIHSAGREWGSALYHNGFGFFPATVPEGTMLYHGSRQNVTPTGPEWLAFDIEHAENFARSFKYRPGGRRPVAPIPPPGKKKPDEDKGQTGEEEDRQELRRRSEYIKTGNGNDPLDKVADPKGDDDPVVMRGYFHTYQTNRDLKVLLIDGMSAGKTDMGTLDSQDLVLRENNTDRGSMDEWHRARDLCKLASEWGFDGFVRIEIGIEIIKCDFADSLDLVSMMRTELMDRIMGKAGLATFQFVRAVGERYDGVGANRLRIDFSSMVSGLFFPINISSTVVGRPDLKRLGLWRRWRSSKMSRRTWPTCCVSLGGSSWIGKAWRTLSSLVTSHYFIDEVEAATLTWYNAPPSPDDNSMVDQREVNKTSDAIEQCRLHYLRPALKARQQWSFEDELIYTSLNTVLGTICQTLFLVRNRLLEASGSDLDDYRIRLDNENDTEMEKAISSGRAVIRALMSDLGWSTWKKPQPCQPDEVNTIAMWPFGTEEDHWHPGCRSIETVQHPADSYWRNRRPRKV; from the exons ATGGTTCCAAAGGCTTCGTTTGGTGTTTTGAGCGTTTTAGCGCTCGCTCTTGGTGTCGCGAATGGCCATGAACGAATCCAGCCAGGACACGAGTATGCCAAAGAGAGGGCGCATATGGTTTTCAATGCAATCCACTCCGCAGGTCGAGAATGGGGTTCTGCCCTGTACCATAatggctttggcttctttcCGGCTACTGTGCCCGAAGGCACCATGCTTTACCACGGCTCTCGACAAAACGTAACACCGACTGGGCCCGAGTGGTTGGCTTTTGATATCGAACACGCCGAAAACTTCGCACGATCTTTCAAGTATAGGCCTGGTGGAAGACGCCCTGTAGCCCCAATACCTCCCCCTGGCAAAAAGAAGCCAGATGAGGATAAGGGACAgactggagaagaagaagaccgcCAGGAACTACGACGCCGCAGCGAGTACATAAAGACCGGCAATGGCAATGATCCGTTGGATAAGGTTGCTGACCCAAAAGGGGATGATGATCCTGTTGTCATGAGGGGTTACTTTCACACGTACCAGACAAATCGTGACCTCAAAGTTCTGTTGATTGATGGTATGAGTGCTGGAAAAACCGACATGGGCACACTCGATTCCCAAGATCTGGTCCTTCGCGAGAACAACACCGATAGGGGAAGTATGGACGAATGGCACCGAGCTCGTGATTTGTGCAAACTGGCATCTGAATGGGGCTTCGATGGCTTTGTTCGAATTGAGATCGGTATCGAAATTATCAAGTGCGACTTTGCGGACAGCTTAGATCTAGTCAGCATGATGCGTACAGAGCTGATGGACCGTATCATGGGGAAAGCCGGCTTGGCAACGTTCCAATTTGTGAGAGCGGTTGGCGAGCGATACGATGGCGTCGGAGCTAATCGACTTCGGATCGATTTCTCGTCAATGGTGTCCGGCCTCTTCTTTcccatcaacatctccagTACTGTCGTAGGGCGCCCAGATCTGAAGAGACTTGGTCTCTGGCGACGCTGGAGGAGCTCAAAGATGTCAAGGCGTACTTGGCCAACGTGTTGCGTCAGCCTCGGAGGTTCATCGTGGATTGGCAAGGCGTGGCGGACCTTGTCATCGCTCGTTACA TCGCACTATTTTATCGATGAGGTCGAGGCTGCTACGTTGACCTGGTACAACGCACCGCCATCACCCGATGATAATTCCATGGTAGACCAAAGAGAGGTCAATAAGACTTCCGATGCTATTGAGCAATGCCGGCTACACTACCTCCGGCCAGCCCTCAAAGCCAGGCAACAATGGAGTTTCGAAGATGAGTTGATCTACACATCTCTCAATACAGTATTGGGCACTATCTGTCAAACATTGTTTTTGGTCCGCAATCGCTTGCTCGAAGCATCCGGCTCGGATTTGGACGATTATAGGATCAGACTTGACAACGAAAACGATACTGAAATGGAAAAGGCGATCAGTAGTGGTCGAGCAGTGATTCGGGCACTGATGAGCGATCTCGGTTGGTCAACCTGGAAGAAGCCACAGCCCTGTCAACCAGATGAGGTCAACACGATTGCTATGTGGCCGTTTGGAACCGAAGAAGACCATTGGCACCCCGGATGCCGTTCAATCGAGACAGTACAACATCCCGCTGATAGTTATTGGAGGAACCGCAGACCTCGCAAGGTATAA
- a CDS encoding Fe-Mn family superoxide dismutase, giving the protein MELHHSKHHQTYVTGFNNATDALAEAQHKNDAKAAAAQAPLINFHGGGHVNHSLFWENLAPNGKGGGGEPEGKLLNAIKEDFGSFDSFKKQTNATLAGIQGSGWAWLVKDKNSGTLSIVTRPNQDPVTGTLEPLLGIDAWEHAYYLQYQNRKAEYFSAIWEVINWGTVSKRFEK; this is encoded by the coding sequence ATGGAGCTTCACCACTCCAAGCACCACCAGACCTACGTCACCGGCTTCAACAACGCTACCGACGCCCTCGCCGAGGCTCAGCACAAGAACGACGCCAAGGCCGCTGCTGCCCAAGCTCCTCTGATCAACTTCCACGGCGGTGGTCATGTTAACCACTCTCTTTTCTGGGAGAACCTTGCTCCCAATGGCAAgggcggtggtggtgagCCCGAGGGCAAGCTTCTGAATGCTATCAAGGAGGACTTTGGCTCCTTCGACTCTTTCAAGAAGCAGACCAACGCTACCCTCGCTGGCATCCAGGGCTCCGGCTGGGCCTGGCTcgtcaaggacaagaactCTGGCACTCTGTCCATTGTCACCCGACCCAACCAGGACCCCGTCACTGGCACTCTTGAGCCTCTCCTTGGTATTGATGCTTGGGAGCACGCTTATTACCTCCAGTACCAGAACCGCAAGGCTGAGTACTTCAGCGCCATCTGGGAGGTCATTAACTGGGGCACTGTTTCCAAGCGATTCGAGAAGTGA
- a CDS encoding Fe-Mn family superoxide dismutase, whose product MASALLRSTPALRAGLRARSTPLAAMATTSFVRNKATLPDLPYDYGALEPYISGQIMELHHSKHHQTYVTGFNNATDALAEAQHKNDAKAAAAQAPLINFHGGGHVNHSLFWENLAPNGKGGGGEPEGKLLNAIKEDFGSFDSFKKQTNATLAGIQGSGWAWLVKDKNSGTLSIVTRPNQDPVTGTLEPLLGIDAWEHAYYLQYQNRKAEYFSAIWEVINWGTVSKRFEK is encoded by the exons ATGGCTTCCGCTCTCCTCCGTTCAACTCCCGCTCTCCGCGCCGGTCTGCGCGCCCGCTCAACTCCCCTCGCCGCCATGGCCACGACCAGCTTCGTCCGCAACAAGGCCACCCTTCCCGACCTTCCCT ACGACTATGGCGCTCTTGAGCCTTACATCTCCGGCCAGATCATGGAGCTTCACCACTCCAAGCACCACCAGACCTACGTCACCGGCTTCAACAACGCTACCGACGCCCTCGCCGAGGCTCAGCACAAGAACGACGCCAAGGCCGCTGCTGCCCAAGCTCCTCTGATCAACTTCCACGGCGGTGGTCATGTTAACCACTCTCTTTTCTGGGAGAACCTTGCTCCCAATGGCAAgggcggtggtggtgagCCCGAGGGCAAGCTTCTGAATGCTATCAAGGAGGACTTTGGCTCCTTCGACTCTTTCAAGAAGCAGACCAACGCTACCCTCGCTGGCATCCAGGGCTCCGGCTGGGCCTGGCTcgtcaaggacaagaactCTGGCACTCTGTCCATTGTCACCCGACCCAACCAGGACCCCGTCACTGGCACTCTTGAGCCTCTCCTTGGTATTGATGCTTGGGAGCACGCTTATTACCTCCAGTACCAGAACCGCAAGGCTGAGTACTTCAGCGCCATCTGGGAGGTCATTAACTGGGGCACTGTTTCCAAGCGATTCGAGAAGTGA
- a CDS encoding DNA replication complex GINS protein PSF3, producing MSYYDIDAILADAEKVPCHFEIDVRDLGHLDNSPHGLKAQTPLTLPLWLAEMLALASTPNSSAPLTLNLPPCLSTTVLAALKADPRAVPLRDQSPHFYGVGVKMLELFDEKEIAEVLRKTFVVRAGEVGLHARKADEAVGGNGEEFLRGLEEWERGLFRRGHEGVKGAKEWTDKVKKT from the exons ATGTCGTACTACGACATTGACGCCATCCTCGCGGATGCAGAG AAAGTCCCATGCCACTTCGAAATCGACGTTCGTGACCTCGGCCATCTCGACAACTCCCCCCACGGCCTCAAAGCCCAAACACCCCTAACCCTCCCCCTCTGGCTCGCCGAAATGCTCGCCCTCGCCTCAACACCCAACTCCTCGGCGCCCCTAACCCTCAACCTCCCACCATGCCTCTCAACAACCGTTCTCGCCGCTCTAAAAGCAGATCCCCGCGCCGTTCCCCTCCGCGACCAAAGTCCTCACTTCTACGGTGTCGGCGTTAAAATGCTAGAGTTGttcgatgagaaggagataGCGGAGGTTTTGAGAAAGACGTTTGTTGTGAGGGCGGGTGAGGTTGGTCTTCATGCGAGAAAGGCGGATGAGGCGGTGGGGGGGAATGGGGAGGAGTTTTTGAGGGGACTGGAGGAGTGGGAGAGGGGGTTGTTTAGGAGAGGACATGAGGGTGTCAAGGGAGCGAAGGAGTGGACTGATAAGGTTAAGAAGACATGA
- a CDS encoding protein OS-9 → MRRFNLFLLATVQLAGARSPGFSIHEDLLTYPQFEVVFDSQYISEKDAHSLLDSQHPTYSADFAQSTLDQAREADERDNEGDNQGQNGPSHTYELMKLPPHEYLCSIPIIQPPEPENKTANELAKAEEARELTRATASGWELLSQLEDSCLYFMSGWWSYSFCNNREIVQFHALPSIPNGQPPKRDPNTMDFTLGKVPAIPANAAHQAKLNGIENPPPAELQVKGDQRYLVQRLEGGTICDLTGRERTIEVQYHCVPGMKTDRIGWIKEVTICAYLMVVNTPRLCNDVAFLPPEETRANPISCKLIVGENDQTPLLDQTIPVKEAEAQEPLKQEGEEAKPEEAKPQDAAKEPVNIGGVIVGARNVLSGADEAGKPPAKLSPPRSYFSNTDTDGERFIEVVASGKSKEDGAEVKLLSTEELERLDLKPSTVKDMTERMKKLAGKYGWKLELVELPGGEKELRGYIDADEDELAKNKAKLKKEKEALDKAKAEKKKAGKEGEEETEGSQEEFFKKKDEL, encoded by the exons ATGCGCCGCTTCAATTTATTCTTGCTGGCGACTGTCCAGCTTGCTGGAGCTCGTTCACCGGGTTTCAGCATCCACGAGGACTTGTTGACGTACCCTCAG TTTGAAGTAGTTTTTGACAGTCAATACATTTCCGAAAAGGACGCACATTCTCTGCTCGACAGCCAACATCCTACATACTCTGCCGACTTTGCGCAATCAACACTTGATCAAGCTCGGGAAGCTGACGAGCGCGACAATGAAGGCGACAACCAGGGCCAAAATGGTCCGTCGCATACATACGAACTTATGAAACTACCTCCCCACGAATACCTCTGCTCTATCCCTATTATACAACCCCCCGAACCCGAGAACAAGACCGCAAATGAGCTGGCCAAGGCCGAAGAAGCGCGCGAGCTTACTCGCGCGACAGCAAGCGGATGGGAACTTCTCTCACAACTTGAAGATTCTTGCCTATACTTTATGTCAGGATGGTGGAGCTACAGTTTCTGCAACAACCGCGAGATCGTCCAGTTCCACGCCCTCCCATCTATACCAAATGGCCAGCCTCCCAAGCGCGACCCCAACACCATGGACTTTACGCTTGGCAAAGTCCCCGCGATTCCCGCCAACGCTGCGCATCAGGCAAAGTTGAACGGTATCGAAAACCCACCACCGGCGGAGCTGCAGGTCAAGGGAGATCAACGATATCTGGTACAGAGGCTAGAAGGCGGAACGATCTGCGATTTGACCGGTAGGGAACGGACAATCGAAGTTCAGTATCATTGTGTGCCTGGCATGAAGACTGACAGGATCGGATGGATCAAGGAGGTCACCATCTGTGCATATCTCATGGTGGTCAACACACCACGTCTCTGCAATGACGTTGCTTTCTTGCCTCCTGAGGAGACTAGAGCGAACCCCATTTCGTGCAAGCTCATCGTCGGTGAGAATGACCAGACTCCTTTACTGGACCAGACGATACCTGTGAAGGAAGCTGAGGCGCAGGAGCCCCTGAAGCAAGAGGGCGAAGAGGCCAAACCCGAAGAGGCCAAGCCGCAAGATGCAGCAAAGGAGCCTGTCAATATCGGTGGTGTTATCGTAGGCGCCCGTAATGTCCTCTCTGGTGCCGACGAAGCAGGCAAACCACCCGCCAAGCTCTCTCCTCCACGAAGCTACTTCTCCAACACCGACACCGACGGCGAGCGCTTTATCGAAGTCGTCGCCTCTGGTAAGAGCAAAGAAGACGGCGCCGAAGTAAAGCTCCTCAGCACCGAAGAACTAGAACGCCTCGATCTCAAGCCCTCCACAGTGAAGGACATGACAGAGCGCATGAAGAAACTCGCAGGGAAGTACGGATGGAAACTCGAGCTCGTGGAGCTTCCTGGTGGTGAGAAGGAGTTGAGGGGGTATATCGATgcagatgaggatgagcttgcgaagaacaaggccaagttgaagaaggagaaagaagcgCTGGATAAGGCCAaggcggagaagaagaaggctggaaAGGAGGGTGAGGAGGAGACGGAGGGGAGTCAGGAGGAGTTCTTtaagaagaaagatgaaCTGTAA